The following are encoded in a window of Staphylococcus piscifermentans genomic DNA:
- the folE2 gene encoding GTP cyclohydrolase FolE2: MSEFDLTTREGRWKHFGSVDPIEGTKPTVKEEMTDLQSTHKDFLFEIEEVGIKNLVYPVVIDDYQTAGTFAFSTSLTREEKGINMSRILESVEKHYDNGLELTFNNLEAVLHTLEKHMKQSSAGVDVSGKWFFNRYSPVTNMKAVGNADVTYGLAVAGDQVTRKELTIQATVTTLCPCSKEISEYSAHNQRGVITVKMYIDSSATLPTDYKEIILDAMEANASSILYPILKRPDEKRVTERAYENPRFVEDLIRLIAADLVELDWTEGFDIECRNEESIHQHDAFAKLKYRK, translated from the coding sequence ATGAGTGAATTTGATTTAACAACACGTGAAGGTCGTTGGAAACACTTCGGTTCTGTTGATCCAATAGAAGGTACAAAGCCTACCGTTAAAGAAGAAATGACCGACTTACAAAGTACACATAAAGATTTTTTATTCGAAATAGAAGAGGTAGGAATTAAAAATTTAGTTTATCCAGTAGTGATAGATGATTATCAAACAGCAGGCACATTTGCCTTCTCCACAAGTCTGACTCGTGAAGAAAAAGGAATCAACATGAGCCGTATTTTAGAAAGTGTCGAGAAACATTATGACAATGGATTAGAACTGACATTTAATAATTTAGAAGCTGTTTTGCATACTTTAGAAAAACACATGAAGCAAAGTTCAGCAGGCGTAGATGTATCTGGCAAATGGTTCTTCAATCGTTATAGCCCAGTTACTAATATGAAAGCGGTAGGCAACGCCGACGTAACATATGGTTTAGCTGTAGCAGGCGATCAAGTGACACGTAAAGAATTGACAATTCAAGCCACAGTTACTACATTATGTCCATGTTCGAAAGAAATCAGTGAATATTCCGCACATAACCAACGCGGGGTCATTACTGTGAAGATGTACATCGATTCTTCAGCAACTTTGCCAACAGATTATAAAGAAATTATTTTAGACGCTATGGAAGCGAATGCCAGCTCTATTTTATATCCGATTTTAAAACGTCCAGATGAAAAAAGAGTAACAGAACGCGCTTACGAAAACCCGCGCTTTGTCGAAGATTTAATTCGTTTGATTGCGGCTGATTTAGTTGAATTAGATTGGACAGAAGGCTTTGATATTGAATGTCGCAATGAAGAGTCTATTCATCAACATGATGCATTCGCAAAATTAAAATATAGAAAATAA
- a CDS encoding YojF family protein, which produces MEPIEYEKVQALLESYVDQPVYLHVETTNGAYANHFDQRVFNAGTFLRNIKVVFEHAKLKGGGKDPFRVGLKLQDNGWVYVQGLTHYEVNENNEFLLAGFNYEGQLAATLEISTVPFQI; this is translated from the coding sequence GTGGAACCGATTGAATACGAGAAAGTTCAAGCATTGCTTGAATCGTATGTAGACCAGCCGGTTTATCTGCATGTCGAGACGACGAACGGAGCATATGCGAATCATTTCGATCAACGCGTCTTTAATGCAGGTACTTTTTTAAGAAATATAAAGGTAGTTTTTGAACATGCCAAACTGAAAGGCGGGGGCAAAGATCCGTTCAGAGTAGGCTTGAAACTACAAGACAATGGCTGGGTTTATGTGCAAGGTTTGACGCATTATGAAGTCAACGAGAATAATGAATTTTTATTAGCAGGATTTAATTATGAAGGACAGCTAGCTGCAACATTAGAAATCAGTACTGTTCCTTTCCAAATATAA
- the bshB2 gene encoding bacillithiol biosynthesis deacetylase BshB2: MSEESQVLVIFPHPDDETFSSAGTLARYIDNGVPVTYACLTLGQMGRNLGNPPFATRESLPEIRERELEEAAKAIGIKDLRKMGYRDKTVEFEPYEKIDGMVQSLIEELHPSLIISFYPGYAVHPDHEATADAVIRTVGRMPKDERPRLQLVAFSNDAIEELGEPDVVNDISDYKEMKLNAFKAHASQSGPFLQQLAEPQVPDEAKGFLEQEAYWTYKFES; this comes from the coding sequence ATGTCAGAGGAAAGCCAAGTACTCGTTATTTTTCCGCATCCTGACGATGAGACGTTCTCATCAGCAGGAACATTAGCGCGCTATATCGATAATGGCGTGCCTGTAACATATGCTTGTTTGACACTCGGTCAGATGGGCCGTAATTTGGGGAACCCACCGTTTGCGACACGAGAATCACTTCCGGAAATTCGTGAACGTGAATTGGAAGAAGCTGCGAAAGCAATTGGCATCAAAGATTTACGCAAGATGGGGTATCGCGATAAAACAGTAGAATTCGAACCTTATGAAAAAATTGATGGGATGGTGCAGTCTTTAATTGAAGAGCTTCATCCTTCATTAATTATTTCATTTTATCCAGGATATGCTGTACATCCTGATCATGAAGCCACTGCAGATGCGGTTATCCGTACAGTCGGCCGCATGCCGAAAGATGAACGACCACGTTTGCAACTGGTCGCATTCAGCAATGATGCTATTGAAGAATTAGGGGAACCTGACGTAGTCAATGACATCAGCGATTATAAAGAAATGAAATTAAACGCATTTAAAGCACATGCATCACAGTCTGGTCCGTTCTTGCAACAATTAGCAGAACCGCAAGTACCAGACGAAGCCAAAGGTTTTTTAGAACAAGAAGCCTATTGGACATATAAATTTGAATCATAA
- the nagB gene encoding glucosamine-6-phosphate deaminase has protein sequence MKVINLGNRHDASFYTACELFNQIERKPESKLGLATGGTMVDVYTHFVNLLKMNDVDVSKVETFNLDEYVGLSQTHPESYHQYMQNVLFDQYPFFTASCVHVPVGDAEDLDAEAERYEQLVQESGPADIQILGIGENGHIGFNEPGTSKKSKTRVVDLTESTIRANSRYFDNEDEVPKQAISMGLSTILSAKRIILLAFGEKKKAAITKLASGVEDADVPATILYEHPNVEIYVDDAAAPDDMGREV, from the coding sequence TTGAAAGTTATTAATTTAGGTAATCGCCATGATGCGTCGTTTTATACAGCGTGTGAGTTGTTCAACCAGATTGAGCGGAAGCCTGAGAGTAAGTTAGGGTTAGCGACTGGCGGCACTATGGTGGATGTATATACGCATTTCGTCAATTTGTTGAAAATGAATGATGTGGATGTTTCTAAAGTGGAGACGTTCAATTTGGATGAGTATGTCGGGTTATCACAAACGCATCCTGAAAGTTACCATCAGTATATGCAGAATGTCTTGTTCGATCAGTATCCTTTTTTCACGGCGAGCTGTGTGCATGTGCCTGTGGGTGATGCTGAGGATTTAGATGCGGAAGCTGAGCGTTATGAACAACTCGTTCAAGAAAGTGGACCAGCGGATATTCAGATTCTGGGTATTGGCGAAAATGGTCATATCGGTTTTAATGAGCCTGGAACATCTAAGAAGAGCAAAACGCGCGTCGTAGATTTAACTGAAAGTACGATTCGTGCGAATAGCCGTTATTTTGATAATGAAGATGAAGTGCCGAAACAGGCAATTTCTATGGGGCTCTCTACTATTTTGTCTGCGAAACGGATTATCTTGCTGGCTTTTGGTGAGAAAAAGAAAGCGGCTATTACCAAGTTGGCGAGCGGTGTTGAAGATGCTGATGTGCCTGCGACTATTTTATATGAACATCCAAATGTGGAAATTTATGTAGATGATGCAGCGGCGCCGGATGATATGGGGCGCGAGGTCTAG